The DNA window AAGGCTGTGCTGGCCCAGAATAAAATCCGTCCGAACTACGTTCCGGTAGAAAAGCTGAACCGTTTTACGAGGAAAAACCACCAGGGCGTGGTGGCATTCATTTCAGATGTGCCGTTCCATAAAATTGAAGACCTGGTCCCTCAGCTTTTCGAACAGGGAAAGACTCCTTTCTTACTGATCCTGGACCGGCTTACCGATGTGAGGAATTTCGGTGCCATCTGCCGTACAGCAGAATGTGTGGGTATTGATGCAGTCATTATTCCTGAAAAAGGAGCAGCCCCTATCAATTCCGATGCGATCAAAACATCAGCAGGAGGTATTTATAACATTAAAATCTGTAAGGAGCCCAATCTTGCTCACGTAGTGGATTTTCTTCAGCAGAGCGGGATATCTGTTTTTGCCGCCAGCGAAAAAGCCCAGAAACTCATTTACGATGTCAGTTTTACAGAGCCTTGTGCTATTGTCATGGGCAATGAGGAAACAGGGATCTCAAAAGAAGTGCTCCACCATGCAGATGAGAAAATAAAACTGCCGATAGAAGGCAAGACCCAGTCACTGAATGTATCCGTAGCCTGCGGTGCCATTCTGTATGAAGCCGTAAGACAGAAGACGGTAAAAATCAATTAATCAACAACAAGCAAAAGCAATTTAATGAAAAACATAGCAGCAATCGCGCTTATCTCCATAGCCCTGGTATCGTGTAAAAAAGAAACCGCTACAGTCACCAAAGTAGATCCCAAAACCGGCAAAACGGTTACGGTGCAAGTTCCCGCAGATTCTGTGGCGAAAGTGGAAGCCAATCCCGCCATTAAAGATTCAGCAGGCATTTACAAGCAGACCTTTAAACTTGAAAAAGGAAAGACCTATCCGCTGACCACTTACCAAAGAGATGTAAAAACGATGACTGACCCTAAAGGTAAAACCCTAAACGGGATCAGTGAGTCTACCGATGAAATGACGTTTACAGTGAACGATATCAAAGGCAATGTGTATGATATCACTCTTAACCTTATTGCCAAAAGGAATTCCCAGACTTCTCAGGGCAAAACCGTAGTGGTGGATACCAAACAGCCGATTCCTAAAGAAGATGACCTTAAAATGATCTGGAATATCAACCGTGCACTTACCGGAAACAAACTGAGCATGAAAATGGACGATAAAGGAAAGGTAATTTCAATTACCGGTTTTGAGCCTGTTTACACTAAAGTTTCCAATGCCGTGGGAACCCTGATCAAAGATGCCGACCAGAAGGCAGGTATCGTTGCCAGCCTGAAGGAGACCTTCAACGAAAAAGTACTGCGGGACCAGTTCAATAAAAACCTGACCATCATCCCTAAGAAGGGCGTGAAGATCGGGGAAAAATGGTCGACTTCTGAAAATGCGGATGCCGGAGGTAAAATTAAGGTAACTTCCAATTACGTCCTGAAAAGCGTAGGAAATGGCATTGCAGAAATTTCTGTGACCGGAGGGATCCCCAAGAAAACCGAAAAGCAGGCACAGGGTCCGGTTACCCACAGCCTGAGCAGCGAACTGACCCAGAACGGAACGATAAAGTTTGATGAAAACACGGGCTGGATCACCAACCAGAACATCAATGTAAAAACCACGCAGGTGGAATCCATTTCAGACGGAAAACAGTCACAGTCTATGCAGAGCGTAACCAATTCTTCCGTCATGGTAAATCCGTCTGCAAAATAATATAGACAGTCAAAATCATGAAGTATATTTTTGAGTTGGTACTCATTACCATCATTATTTATTTTGTGTGGAACATCCTGAAGAGGATTTTCTTTAAAAAGTTCCACAGCTATATGTTTAATCAGAACCAGAACACCAGAAACAGACAGCAGCAGGATATTCACAACTCAGATAAGGATACAAACAAAGGCCTGAACTGGGATGCGGAAACGGTGGAGTATGAAGAGGTAAAGGAAGAGAAAAAATAAATAACCCAGCCCTTTCAGAGTTTCGGATTCTGAAAGGGTTCTCAAATTAATTAATGTATGCTTAAAAAAAATAAAAACCTGGTTTTCATTCTGGCAAGTCTGGTGGTATTCATCATTCTTGCTTTTGTATATGCCAGTCCCGTACTCAGCGGAAAACAGCTGTTCCAGCATGACATCGTTCAATACAGGGGTGGCGCCAAAGAGCTTCTGGACTACCGTGCCGATACCGGAAAGGAAACCTACTGGAGCGACTCTATGTTCGGGGGAATGCCTACCTATCAGATGGGAAGCCAGTTTAAAGGCGATGTGATCAAAAAGATCGACAGCTGGCTGAATTTCCTTCCGAGGCCCGTGAATTACCTTTTCCTGCTTTTTGCCGGATTTTTCTTTTTGGGAATGGTCGCCGTACGAAACTGGAAATATGCACTTCTGGGCGCTACCTTTTTTGGGCTCTCCACCTATTTTTACATCATTATCGCGGCAGGACATAACGGGAAAGTGAATACCATTGAGTATTTCGCCCCTCTCCTCGCCGGAATACTTCTCGTGTACATCCGGAAACAGTATATCTGGGGATTCATTGTAACAACTTTGTTCATGGGACTTCAGGTTGCTGCAAACCATCCGCAGATGACCTATTACCTGTTTCTGGCCTTAGGATTCTTATTCCTTTCAGAGCTCATCAGGACCATCCAGAAGAAAACACCAGTGAAGCATTTCCTTATTTCTTCGGGAATTATTGCAGCTTCATGCCTGATCGGGGTTGGAATGAATTCCCAGAGGATCATGGCCAATTCGGAATATATAAAAGAAACGGTACGCGGAAAGCAGATCCTGACGAACGAAAGCAGTACGTCCGGTAAATCCGGGATGGATAAAGAAAGCATGCTGATGTGGAGCTACGGCCAGCTGGAGACCCTGAACCTGTTCATCCCGAGACTGATGGGCGGCGGAACACAGGAGCCTGAAGGAAAAGAAATGATGAACCGCGTACAGGAACTGGTGCAGGAAAACGTATCGAGCCAGTCTGAAATGGATCGTATTTCCAAAGGCTTCAGCGGCATGACCTACTGGGGAGACCAGCCCGGAACTTCCGGACCTGCGTATCAGGGAGCCATTGTCTGTTTCCTTGCGGTGTTAGGATTTTTCTTTGCCGGCAGGAAATACAGGTACTGGATCCTCGGAGCTTCAGTACTGACTGTCCTGCTCGCCTGGGGAAGCAATTTCATGCCTCTGTCAGATTTCTTTATTGATTATGTCCCGTTTTATAATAAATTCAGGGCTCCGTCATCTATTCTGGTAGTCGTAGAACTCCTCTTCCCGCTGATTGCCATCATCGGGCTCTACAAGTTTTTCACTGATGAAAAACTGACGGAAGAATACAAGCAGAAGATCCTCCTGTATGTCAGTGGCACAACTTTAGGCCTGCTGCTGATCCTGTTGTTCTTCGGGAAATCACTCCTGGGCTTCCATACGGCAAACGAAAAGATGTACTTCCCGCCTTTCCTTATGGATTACCTGGTGGAAGAACGGTATAAACTCTTCAGGATCGATGCAATCAAAGCATTTTTCTATGTGACGATAGCTGCTGCTGCACTGTTCATGGTGCTTAAAAACAAGCTCAGCCAGAACGTGGCGCTGATCATCATCGGGGCGGTAAGCCTTTTTGATTTATGGACCGTAAACAAGCGTTACCTGAATGATGGAAATTACGTCGACAAGGTTTTTGCAGAAAATCCTTTCCAGACAGAAACTTCAGAACTTTTACAGGAAAAGGTACAGGGCAATCCTAACCTGGAACCTCTCCTGGCGCATGTCAATGTCAACAAAACCCTGGAAACCATCGCAGAAAAAGACCAGACCCATTACCGGATCTTCAATAATATCCTGGGTACATTCAGTGAGACCAATACCTCTTACTTCAAATCCTCCATCGGAGGATACCATGCGGTAAAACTGAGGAGGTATGATGATGTCA is part of the Chryseobacterium camelliae genome and encodes:
- the rlmB gene encoding 23S rRNA (guanosine(2251)-2'-O)-methyltransferase RlmB codes for the protein MNTNNDKKDDFIFGLRPVIEAIEAGKTIDKIFVQNALQGPIYAELKAVLAQNKIRPNYVPVEKLNRFTRKNHQGVVAFISDVPFHKIEDLVPQLFEQGKTPFLLILDRLTDVRNFGAICRTAECVGIDAVIIPEKGAAPINSDAIKTSAGGIYNIKICKEPNLAHVVDFLQQSGISVFAASEKAQKLIYDVSFTEPCAIVMGNEETGISKEVLHHADEKIKLPIEGKTQSLNVSVACGAILYEAVRQKTVKIN
- a CDS encoding DUF6263 family protein; protein product: MKNIAAIALISIALVSCKKETATVTKVDPKTGKTVTVQVPADSVAKVEANPAIKDSAGIYKQTFKLEKGKTYPLTTYQRDVKTMTDPKGKTLNGISESTDEMTFTVNDIKGNVYDITLNLIAKRNSQTSQGKTVVVDTKQPIPKEDDLKMIWNINRALTGNKLSMKMDDKGKVISITGFEPVYTKVSNAVGTLIKDADQKAGIVASLKETFNEKVLRDQFNKNLTIIPKKGVKIGEKWSTSENADAGGKIKVTSNYVLKSVGNGIAEISVTGGIPKKTEKQAQGPVTHSLSSELTQNGTIKFDENTGWITNQNINVKTTQVESISDGKQSQSMQSVTNSSVMVNPSAK